From one Caldichromatium japonicum genomic stretch:
- a CDS encoding 2-dehydropantoate 2-reductase: MVNGHRLSFTILGTGAVGGFYGSRLLVGGAIVRFIARSDVAWIRTHGLRIESPLGDRHHRPVDVYAATDPIPTSDVVCIALKTTENDRLPELLRPLIHEGTVILNLQNGLTLEEELAATFPQAVVIAGLCFLCAHKIGPGHIRHLDYGRITLAPADARAQACIPALQAAFAAGGIETDVQESLLAARWRKLAWNIPFNGLSVLLDCHTAGIMFDPEARALADRLMQEVAAAASACGVPFEPGFIPRLLEATARMVPYDPSMRLDFLAGRPLEIEYLYRRPLREAARRGVRMPAVETLADLLSIRDRARRTSISAAVA; encoded by the coding sequence ATGGTCAATGGACACAGGCTTAGCTTCACCATCCTCGGCACCGGTGCCGTGGGCGGTTTCTATGGGTCGAGATTGCTGGTGGGGGGCGCCATCGTGCGCTTTATTGCCCGCAGCGATGTCGCTTGGATTCGGACGCATGGTCTGCGGATTGAATCCCCGCTCGGCGATCGACATCATCGGCCGGTCGATGTCTATGCCGCGACTGATCCAATACCTACGAGCGACGTGGTCTGTATTGCGCTCAAGACCACTGAGAATGACCGTCTCCCTGAGTTGCTCAGACCCCTGATCCATGAAGGAACGGTCATCCTCAATCTGCAAAACGGCCTGACCCTTGAGGAAGAATTAGCAGCGACCTTTCCGCAGGCGGTGGTGATCGCCGGGCTGTGTTTTTTATGCGCCCACAAGATCGGCCCTGGCCATATCCGGCATCTCGATTATGGGCGGATCACCCTGGCGCCTGCGGATGCGCGCGCCCAGGCATGTATCCCTGCCCTTCAAGCCGCCTTCGCCGCCGGCGGGATCGAGACGGATGTTCAGGAGTCGCTGCTTGCGGCGCGCTGGCGCAAGCTGGCCTGGAATATCCCATTCAACGGGTTGTCCGTCCTGCTCGATTGCCATACGGCGGGCATCATGTTTGACCCCGAGGCGCGCGCCCTGGCCGACCGCCTGATGCAAGAGGTGGCAGCGGCGGCCTCGGCCTGCGGTGTCCCTTTTGAACCTGGCTTTATCCCCCGGCTGCTCGAGGCGACCGCGCGCATGGTCCCCTATGATCCAAGCATGCGGTTAGATTTCCTTGCCGGCCGCCCCCTCGAGATCGAATATCTCTATCGCCGCCCCTTGCGCGAGGCGGCCAGGCGGGGTGTGCGGATGCCGGCGGTTGAGACCCTGGCAGATCTTCTCAGCATCCGCGACCGCGCGCGTCGCACCTCGATCAGCGCCGCTGTGGCCTGA
- a CDS encoding Hsp20/alpha crystallin family protein codes for MKFKRTDLAESVPRREPALFDEMDRLFNSLLQRTWGHPFRDLWPEWVRFDQGLEIRPRIDVVDREGELLVRAEVPGVERENLEVELAGDLLTIKGERKFEETKEEGAFFHAEIARGSFSRSIRLPVEVAFDQASAEFKNGVLEIHLPKVQKTERRKIEVK; via the coding sequence ATGAAGTTCAAACGCACCGATCTGGCTGAATCCGTACCGCGCCGTGAACCTGCCTTGTTCGATGAGATGGACCGGTTGTTCAACAGCCTGCTCCAACGCACCTGGGGCCATCCATTTCGCGATCTCTGGCCGGAATGGGTACGCTTCGACCAGGGTCTCGAGATCCGTCCGCGCATCGATGTCGTCGATCGTGAGGGCGAGCTTCTGGTGCGGGCCGAGGTGCCGGGGGTCGAACGCGAAAACCTTGAGGTGGAGCTTGCAGGGGATCTGTTGACCATCAAAGGCGAGCGTAAATTCGAAGAGACCAAGGAAGAGGGCGCTTTTTTCCATGCCGAGATCGCCCGCGGCAGCTTTAGCCGGAGCATCCGTCTGCCGGTCGAGGTCGCCTTTGATCAGGCCAGCGCTGAGTTCAAGAACGGCGTGCTCGAGATCCATCTCCCCAAGGTGCAAAAGACCGAGCGCCGGAAGATCGAGGTCAAATGA